The following proteins are co-located in the Synechococcus sp. PROS-U-1 genome:
- a CDS encoding FAD-binding oxidoreductase produces MSHSPANRSDLINLVRQWHQSATPWSPSGLGTRLDWGPPLHPSHEVLSCRHLNRVIDHAVDDLTITVEAGLPLQDLQDLLAEQGQWLPVDWPRAGAPGSIGGLVARGLAGGLRQRHLGVRDQIIGIGLLRTDGVEARAGGRVVKNVAGYDLMRLLCGSWGSLALITELTLRLQPVRSARSSLLVDGDLAAQDDFRNAVLRSSLTPERCDWINSGDGSWRLRLVVSSVSDQAVEDQLLRLETLALNQPLSTERQACADPLTTPIDASPSAQLLRLVLPPAQLQELLQDEAMTALKSWCWELAAGAGCGDGWCDAATPDHQLQALRRSVSRLGGEMTLLKRTARSTMPAWVDRPSRSLIEAVKRQFDPKLQLSRGRLPGVDQETL; encoded by the coding sequence CAGTGGCATCAGAGCGCCACACCCTGGAGTCCCAGTGGCCTGGGAACTCGCCTGGACTGGGGCCCGCCGCTGCATCCCAGCCACGAGGTGCTCTCCTGTCGCCACCTCAACCGGGTGATCGACCATGCCGTGGACGATCTGACCATCACGGTGGAAGCCGGCCTGCCACTGCAGGACCTGCAGGATCTGCTGGCGGAACAGGGCCAATGGCTGCCGGTTGACTGGCCTCGAGCCGGAGCTCCCGGAAGCATCGGCGGCCTGGTGGCCAGGGGTCTGGCGGGGGGACTGCGTCAACGCCATCTGGGGGTGCGCGATCAGATCATCGGGATCGGCCTGTTACGGACTGATGGCGTCGAAGCCCGAGCCGGTGGACGGGTGGTGAAAAACGTGGCGGGCTACGACCTGATGCGGCTGCTCTGCGGCAGCTGGGGAAGCCTGGCACTGATCACCGAACTCACCCTGCGGCTGCAGCCGGTGCGCTCTGCCCGAAGCAGCCTGCTCGTGGATGGAGACCTCGCCGCGCAAGACGACTTCCGCAATGCAGTTCTGCGCTCCAGCCTGACCCCAGAACGCTGTGACTGGATCAACAGCGGCGATGGCTCCTGGCGGCTGCGGCTTGTGGTGAGCAGCGTGTCGGACCAGGCGGTGGAAGACCAGCTGCTGCGGCTCGAAACGTTGGCGCTGAACCAGCCGCTCAGTACAGAACGGCAGGCTTGCGCTGATCCCCTGACCACCCCCATCGATGCCAGCCCCTCGGCGCAGCTGCTGCGGCTGGTGCTGCCGCCGGCCCAATTGCAGGAGTTGTTGCAGGACGAGGCCATGACGGCCCTGAAGTCGTGGTGCTGGGAGCTGGCCGCCGGAGCCGGCTGTGGTGATGGCTGGTGCGATGCAGCGACACCGGATCACCAGCTGCAAGCACTGCGCCGCAGCGTGAGTCGCCTCGGCGGCGAAATGACGCTGTTAAAACGCACCGCTAGATCGACCATGCCAGCTTGGGTTGACCGGCCCTCCCGATCGCTGATCGAAGCGGTGAAACGCCAATTCGATCCCAAGCTGCAACTCAGCCGCGGCCGGCTCCCCGGGGTGGATCAGGAGACGCTGTAG
- a CDS encoding galactose mutarotase: MPMTLTQQAAPYAHWEYVHPTSGDRLRIIPERGGIVSEWRCGEREVLYFDQDRYADPANSIRGGIPVLFPICGNLPGDLLTVDGVDHTLQQHGFARNLPWNLQLLDDQNGVRLSLSSTDETLKAFPFAFLVEMEVRPVDGALEISTTIHNRSAAVMPFSYGLHPYFNVSDLAQTRLTGLAERCLNHLEMADAATADQLTRLPEGVDFLCRPAGAVTLIDDTNGAQLQLQHQDPMDLTVVWTEPPRPMVCLEPWTGPRQALISGDRKLVLEPGAEQTLACRYSVS; encoded by the coding sequence ATCATCCCCGAGCGGGGAGGAATCGTCAGCGAGTGGCGTTGCGGTGAACGCGAAGTGCTTTATTTCGATCAGGACCGCTATGCCGATCCTGCGAACAGCATTCGCGGTGGCATTCCGGTGTTGTTCCCCATTTGCGGCAACCTTCCCGGCGACCTGCTCACCGTTGATGGCGTCGACCACACGCTCCAGCAGCATGGCTTTGCCCGGAATCTTCCCTGGAATTTGCAGCTGCTTGATGACCAGAACGGGGTGCGTCTCAGCCTTTCCAGCACCGATGAAACGCTCAAGGCTTTCCCCTTCGCTTTCCTGGTGGAGATGGAGGTGCGGCCGGTTGATGGTGCGTTGGAGATCAGCACCACCATCCACAACCGCAGCGCTGCAGTGATGCCGTTCAGTTATGGGCTGCATCCCTACTTCAATGTGAGTGATCTGGCCCAGACCCGTCTCACGGGCTTGGCGGAGCGCTGTCTCAACCATCTGGAGATGGCGGATGCCGCCACGGCTGATCAGCTCACCCGGTTGCCCGAGGGGGTGGATTTCCTCTGCCGTCCAGCCGGTGCTGTCACTCTGATCGATGACACCAACGGTGCCCAGCTGCAGCTCCAGCACCAGGATCCGATGGATCTCACGGTCGTCTGGACCGAGCCCCCCCGCCCGATGGTTTGCTTGGAACCCTGGACGGGTCCGCGCCAGGCTTTGATCAGCGGTGATCGAAAACTGGTGCTGGAGCCTGGTGCTGAGCAGACCCTCGCCTGTCGCTACAGCGTCTCCTGA